One Ahaetulla prasina isolate Xishuangbanna chromosome 10, ASM2864084v1, whole genome shotgun sequence genomic region harbors:
- the LOC131204565 gene encoding uncharacterized protein LOC131204565 has translation MILEVGGVSCLSSGLDWKTSEAPSNSCLELKKYHFGPVDVSLLILRLIVCPALFQPNSSAHLSVWPTRGFFFSPLSEQQLQKEAAEALMVLRNAPQSSPMLSPSGLLPPANTISALMGPPSFSHPIEAIPNPALPSAFQPHPSYFLPPYVPQGIKASRDIALKRAHVPPESVNAHPEQVPGPFFFPLFHGSPHPQQYKNVRLFSVAPSRGAQVATSLMVSSIQPVKPNLGAASSYSHYHFAPNLRTYHSTSGSVQKTVCLPQSMETGWISETSVEVLAPSSSAPGHPPLMPFCVSPMDVSVTMPFQAGSPVGMDLHMLPPSLSLLNPGPCLLAQPSFPDPLLLPGQLSQQCQPQQFQEGRCSGKRLKEEEHDKSHQVPGSKDEKDSAEAGPECLTSKQAPSQSAQQVSENAQQPTHLHQANGSPSVSLSIGQMGSISLPS, from the exons atgatattggAGGTGGggggtgtctcctgcttgagcagtgggttggactggaagacctccgaggccccttccaactcttgtcttGAATTGAAAAAATATCACTTTGGTCCTGTTGACGTCTCTTTGTTGATCCTGAGGTTAATTGTGTGTCctgctctctttcagcccaattctTCTGCTCACCTTTCAGTCTGGCCCACCCGAGGGTTTTTCTTCTCGCCTCTTTCTGAGCAACAGCTCCAGAAAGAGGCCGCCGAAGCCTTGATGGTGTTAAGGAATGCCCCCCAGTCTAGCCCCATGCTTTCCCCTTCAGGTCtcctgccccctgccaacaccatctctGCCCTCATGGGGCCCCCCAGTTTCTCCCACCCTATAGAAGCCATTCCCAATCCTGCCCttcccagtgctttccagccACATCCCTCATACTTCCTGCCTCCCTACGTTCCGCAGGGTATCAAGGCCTCTAGGGACATAGCTTTGAAGCGAGCCCACGTACCCCCAGAGTCGGTCAATGCTCACCCTGAACAAGTTCCAGGGCCCTTCTTCTTTCCACTGTTCCACGGTAGCCCTCATCCCCAGCAATACAAAAACGTCCGCCTGTTCTCGGTCGCTCCATCTCGAGGGGCTCAGGTAGCGACCTCTCTAATGGTTTCCAGCATCCAACCGGTCAAACCGAACCTCGGTGCGGCTTCCAGTTACAGCCACTACCATTTTGCCCCAAACTTGAGAACTTACCACAGCACCTCGGGCTCCGTGCAAAAGACTGTCTGCTTACCCCAAAGCATGGAGACCGGCTGGATTTCCGAGACCAGCGTTGAAGTCCTTGCTCCCTCTAGCTCCGCTCCTGGCCACCCGCCGCTGATGCCTTTCTGTGTCTCGCCCATGGACGTCTCGGTCACCATGCCCTTCCAAGCAGGATCCCCCGTTGGGATGGATCTGCACATGCTCCCACCCAGTTTGTCTCTGCTGAACCCCGGCCCCTGCCTTCTAGCTCAGCCCTCTTTCCCAGACCCCTTACTTCTCCCAGGGCAGCTGTCTCAGCAGTGCCAAccccagcagttccaagaaggaagGTGTTCCGGCAAAAGGCTCAAAGAAGAAGAACACGACAAGAGCCATCAGGTGCCTGGCAGCAAGGATGAAAAAG ATTCAGCCGAAGCAGGGCCCGAGTGCCTGACATCTAAACAAGCACCCAGCCAATCTGCTCAGCAAGTCTCAGAAAACGCCCAGCAGCCAACCCACCTCCACCAAGCCAACGGCTCCCCTTCAGTGTCTTTGAGCATCGGCCAAA